Proteins co-encoded in one Streptomyces roseochromogenus subsp. oscitans DS 12.976 genomic window:
- a CDS encoding MDR family MFS transporter, whose amino-acid sequence MSAARLRRAARETVSGLPREFWWLWTSTLVNRLGAFVATFMALYLTLDRGYSASYAGLVASLHGLGGVVSSLGGGVMADRLGRRPTLLIAQSATAASVALLGFMTDPVAIAAVAFLVGMASNASRPAVQAMMADIVRPEDRVRAFSLNYWAINLGFAVSSMAAGFIAEFSYLAGFLIEAGMTLACALVVFLKVPESRPTAHAKETDSPVSLGTVLRDGRYMAVVGLSFLVALIFQQGSVGLPVAMGRAGFSPADYGLAIAVNGILIVALQIPVTRFIEHRDPRTLLVVSSLLAGYGFGLTAFAGSVGVFMVTVCVWTLAEIVNAPTQTGLVVRLSPVHGRGRYQGVYTLSWSVAALVAPLMSGAVIDRLGARWLWGMCAVVGTVAGLGYAVLMRGLPKKSPAAPAPAVDTEPEVRTV is encoded by the coding sequence ATGTCAGCCGCTCGTCTTCGACGTGCTGCCCGGGAGACCGTCTCCGGGCTACCCCGTGAGTTCTGGTGGCTGTGGACGAGCACCCTCGTCAACCGGCTCGGCGCCTTCGTGGCCACGTTCATGGCCCTCTACCTCACCCTCGACCGCGGCTACTCGGCCTCGTACGCCGGTCTCGTCGCCTCGTTGCACGGGCTCGGCGGGGTCGTCTCCTCGCTGGGGGGCGGAGTCATGGCCGACCGGCTGGGACGGCGGCCCACCCTGCTCATCGCCCAGTCCGCCACGGCCGCATCGGTCGCGCTGCTCGGCTTCATGACCGACCCGGTCGCCATCGCCGCCGTCGCCTTCCTCGTCGGCATGGCCTCCAACGCCTCCCGGCCGGCCGTGCAGGCGATGATGGCCGACATCGTCAGGCCCGAGGACCGGGTGCGGGCGTTCTCGCTGAACTACTGGGCCATCAACCTCGGGTTCGCCGTCTCCTCCATGGCCGCCGGGTTCATCGCCGAGTTCAGCTATCTCGCCGGGTTCCTGATCGAGGCCGGGATGACCCTGGCCTGCGCGCTCGTCGTCTTCCTGAAGGTGCCCGAGTCCCGGCCCACGGCTCATGCGAAGGAGACGGACAGCCCCGTCAGTCTCGGCACCGTGCTGCGCGACGGGCGGTACATGGCCGTCGTCGGACTGTCCTTCCTGGTCGCGCTGATCTTCCAGCAGGGGTCCGTGGGGCTGCCGGTGGCCATGGGGCGGGCCGGTTTCTCGCCCGCGGACTACGGCCTCGCCATCGCCGTCAACGGCATCCTGATCGTCGCCCTGCAGATCCCGGTCACCCGGTTCATCGAGCACCGCGATCCGCGCACCCTGCTCGTCGTCTCCTCGCTGCTCGCCGGCTACGGCTTCGGACTCACTGCCTTCGCCGGGTCGGTCGGCGTCTTCATGGTCACCGTGTGCGTCTGGACGCTCGCCGAGATCGTCAACGCACCGACCCAGACCGGACTCGTCGTACGGCTCTCTCCGGTGCACGGGCGCGGGCGCTACCAGGGCGTGTACACGCTGTCGTGGTCCGTCGCCGCGCTGGTCGCACCGCTGATGTCCGGCGCGGTCATCGACCGCCTGGGCGCGCGGTGGCTGTGGGGGATGTGCGCCGTGGTGGGGACGGTCGCGGGGCTGGGGTACGCGGTGCTCATGCGGGGGCTGCCGAAGAAGAGCCCCGCGGCGCCCGCTCCGGCCGTGGACACCGAGCCCGAGGTCCGTACGGTCTGA
- a CDS encoding phosphoglyceromutase produces the protein MADAPYKLILLRHGESEWNAKNLFTGWVDVNLNEKGEKEAVRGGELLKDADLLPDVVHTSLQKRAIRTAQLALEAADRHWIPVHRSWRLNERHYGALQGKDKAATLAEFGEEQFMLWRRSYDTPPPPLADDSEFSQANDPRYASIPPELRPDTECLKDVVVRMLPYWYDGIVPDLLAGRTVLVAAHGNSLRALVKHLDGISDADIAGLNIPTGIPLYYELDENFKPTTPGGKYLDPEAAAAAIEAVKNQGKKK, from the coding sequence ATGGCCGACGCACCGTACAAGCTGATCCTCCTCCGCCACGGCGAGAGCGAGTGGAACGCGAAGAACCTGTTCACCGGCTGGGTGGACGTCAACCTCAACGAGAAGGGCGAGAAGGAGGCAGTCCGCGGTGGCGAGCTCCTGAAGGACGCCGATCTCCTCCCCGACGTGGTCCACACGTCCCTCCAGAAGCGCGCGATCCGTACGGCCCAGCTGGCCCTCGAGGCCGCGGACCGCCACTGGATCCCGGTCCACCGCAGCTGGCGGCTGAACGAGCGCCACTACGGCGCCCTGCAGGGCAAGGACAAGGCGGCCACGCTGGCCGAGTTCGGCGAGGAGCAGTTCATGCTCTGGCGCCGCTCCTACGACACCCCGCCCCCGCCGCTCGCGGACGACTCCGAGTTCTCCCAGGCGAACGACCCCCGTTACGCCTCCATCCCGCCGGAGCTGCGCCCGGACACGGAGTGCCTGAAGGACGTGGTCGTCCGGATGCTCCCCTACTGGTACGACGGCATCGTCCCCGACCTGCTGGCCGGCCGCACGGTCCTGGTCGCGGCCCACGGCAACTCGCTGCGCGCCCTGGTCAAGCACCTGGACGGCATCTCCGACGCCGACATCGCGGGCCTGAACATCCCGACCGGCATCCCGCTTTACTACGAACTGGACGAGAACTTCAAGCCGACCACCCCCGGCGGCAAGTACCTCGACCCCGAGGCGGCCGCGGCGGCCATCGAGGCGGTCAAGAACCAGGGCAAGAAGAAGTAA